The Echeneis naucrates chromosome 23, fEcheNa1.1, whole genome shotgun sequence genome has a segment encoding these proteins:
- the ntf3 gene encoding neurotrophin-3 isoform X1, with amino-acid sequence MVTFITILQVNLVMSILLYVMVLVYLYGIQATNMDSSRQGQQQQQQQQPSPDPLNSLIIQLLQADLTRGKTKGNQSQQGKSRDTEPQDTLPPLLTASFPLEEQGDVDQWGTGGRSDGSSEGVIDQQVMLLNSDLLRQHKRYNSPRVLLSDRPPLQPPPLYLADDFVSSRPEGGAAGNKTRKKRYAEHRSYRGEYSVCDSESQWVTDKTQAVDTRGDAVTVLAKIKTSATQDIKQYFYETRCRTPRPFKGGCRGIDEKNWNSQCKTTQTFVRALTQIHNIVGWRWIRIDTSCVCALSRKRHRT; translated from the coding sequence ATCTTACAGGTGAATTTAGTGATGTCCATCCTGCTGTATGTGATGGTCCTCGTGTACCTCTATGGTATCCAGGCAACCAACATGGATAGCAGTCGCCAgggacaacaacagcagcagcagcagcagccaagtCCTGACCCTTTAAACTCTCTTATCATCCAGCTGCTTCAGGCTGACCTGACCAGGGGGAAGACCAAGGGCAACCAGAGCCAGCAGGGTAAAAGCAGGGACACAGAGCCCCAGGACACGCTGCCCCCTCTCCTGACCGCGAGCTTCCCCTTGGAGGAACAGGGAGATGTGGACCAGTGGGGGACAGGGGGTCGCAGTGATGGGAGCAGTGAGGGCGTGATAGACCAGCAGGTGATGCTGTTGAACTCTGACCTGCTCAGGCAACACAAGCGGTACAACTCACCTCGGGTGCTGCTGAGTGACCGGCCGCCACTGCAGCCACCGCCCCTGTACCTCGCCGACGACTTTGTGAGCAGCAGACCAGAGGGCGGCGCGGCGGGGAACAAGACACGAAAGAAGCGTTACGCTGAGCACAGAAGCTACCGTGGAGAATAttctgtgtgtgacagtgagagCCAGTGGGTGACAGACAAAACCCAGGCAGTGGATACCAGGGGGGACGCTGTTACAGTTCTGGCCAAAATTAAAACCAGTGCCACACAGGACATTAAACAGTACTTTTATGAGACACGCTGTCGGACCCCCAGGCCCTTCAAGGGCGGCTGCAGGGGCATTGATGAAAAGAACTGGAACTCACAGTGCAAGACGACACAGACGTTTGTTCGAGCATTGACGCAGATTCACAATATAGTGGGCTGGAGGTGGATTCGCATAGACACTTCATGCGTCTGTGCATTGTCGAGGAAACGTCACAGGACGTAA
- the ntf3 gene encoding neurotrophin-3 isoform X2, giving the protein MSILLYVMVLVYLYGIQATNMDSSRQGQQQQQQQQPSPDPLNSLIIQLLQADLTRGKTKGNQSQQGKSRDTEPQDTLPPLLTASFPLEEQGDVDQWGTGGRSDGSSEGVIDQQVMLLNSDLLRQHKRYNSPRVLLSDRPPLQPPPLYLADDFVSSRPEGGAAGNKTRKKRYAEHRSYRGEYSVCDSESQWVTDKTQAVDTRGDAVTVLAKIKTSATQDIKQYFYETRCRTPRPFKGGCRGIDEKNWNSQCKTTQTFVRALTQIHNIVGWRWIRIDTSCVCALSRKRHRT; this is encoded by the coding sequence ATGTCCATCCTGCTGTATGTGATGGTCCTCGTGTACCTCTATGGTATCCAGGCAACCAACATGGATAGCAGTCGCCAgggacaacaacagcagcagcagcagcagccaagtCCTGACCCTTTAAACTCTCTTATCATCCAGCTGCTTCAGGCTGACCTGACCAGGGGGAAGACCAAGGGCAACCAGAGCCAGCAGGGTAAAAGCAGGGACACAGAGCCCCAGGACACGCTGCCCCCTCTCCTGACCGCGAGCTTCCCCTTGGAGGAACAGGGAGATGTGGACCAGTGGGGGACAGGGGGTCGCAGTGATGGGAGCAGTGAGGGCGTGATAGACCAGCAGGTGATGCTGTTGAACTCTGACCTGCTCAGGCAACACAAGCGGTACAACTCACCTCGGGTGCTGCTGAGTGACCGGCCGCCACTGCAGCCACCGCCCCTGTACCTCGCCGACGACTTTGTGAGCAGCAGACCAGAGGGCGGCGCGGCGGGGAACAAGACACGAAAGAAGCGTTACGCTGAGCACAGAAGCTACCGTGGAGAATAttctgtgtgtgacagtgagagCCAGTGGGTGACAGACAAAACCCAGGCAGTGGATACCAGGGGGGACGCTGTTACAGTTCTGGCCAAAATTAAAACCAGTGCCACACAGGACATTAAACAGTACTTTTATGAGACACGCTGTCGGACCCCCAGGCCCTTCAAGGGCGGCTGCAGGGGCATTGATGAAAAGAACTGGAACTCACAGTGCAAGACGACACAGACGTTTGTTCGAGCATTGACGCAGATTCACAATATAGTGGGCTGGAGGTGGATTCGCATAGACACTTCATGCGTCTGTGCATTGTCGAGGAAACGTCACAGGACGTAA